The Candidatus Bathyarchaeia archaeon genome segment TGGCTGATCCGAAGGATGAGTCTTCACCAGAGGTCTTCAAACCCCTAATCCCGAGGATGTCGCATAGGATTCGCCTCCACAGTCGGCTTTTAGCGCCTCCACCGATCAACCGCGCCTCAACCAGCTTCAACCCCAACTCCTGAAATACGGATAGAGAATCCCGAATGGAGAGCGCAACCCCCTCCAACACGGATCGGCAGAAGTGGGCGCGCTTGTGGCGTAGGGTGAAGCCGAAGAAGCTGCCTTTCAGATGTGGATCCCAGTATGGGGAGCCCTCACCCATCAAGTATGGATGGTAAAGCAGGCCCTCGGAGCAGGGCGGAGCCTGCTCGGCGAGCTCATCCATTAGCTGGAACGCGGTTTTCCCAAGCTTCCCAGCGTGCTCAACCTCCAAGGGGCAGAAGACATCTCTGAACCATCGGTAAGAGGAGCCGCAGGACAGTGTAGCCGTCTTCGTAAACCAGGCTTCAGCCTTCTCCCCAACTGTGGGAAGGCAGTAGGTGACGGTTCTACCTAGGGGGTCCGGCTTAGGCGCCTGAGTGATGATGGAGATCACGCCAGCCGTGGCTAGTTTCACGAAGCCTTCACCAGGCCTCACAGTTCCAGCCGCCAGGTTTTCCATGGAAGGGTCGTGAGCGCCATTAACAACGGGCACTCCTTCCGGTAAACACAGGGCTTTAGCCGCACTCCGCGTCACGACTCCTACAACGGCGGCTGAAGGCTTTACCTCGGGCAGTTTCTCCACTTCTATCTCAGCGGCGTCGCATATTTCTTGGGACCATTGGAATGCGACGCCGTCGTAGAGGTAGGTGCCAAGGGCGTCGGTGGGATCTGTAAGCCATCCCTCCCCTGTGATCTTCTGGCGGACATAGTCCTTAGCTATCATCAGCTTGTAGGTTTTCCTCCAGACGTCGGGTTGATGCTCCTTCACCCATAGGATTTGGGGAAGGGTGAAGGCAGTGTTCAATGGGTTGAAGGTGCGTTTCGCAGCCTCTTCCGGGATCCTTTTCTTCAGAAGCTTCACCTGCGGACCGCTTCTGGTGTCGGTCCAGGGTATGGCTGGATAGAGCACGTTTCCATGCTGGTCTGTAAAGACTGGGGTGTGTGGTTGTCCGTCCAAGCATAGTCCGATGATGTGAGCTTTCAGGTCATCGTCAATGCGTTTACAGGTTTTAGCCAACGCATTCAACCAGTCCTCAGGGTTTTGCTCAGCCCATCCAGGTCGGGGGTAATAGGTGGGGTATTCCTCCATCGAAGCCGCCGCCACGTCTCCCTCCAATGTTATGAGAGTAACCTTACATCCGCCCGTTCCAATGTCCACGCCGAGAAGTAGCTCAGGCACTGCCATGGAATAATCTACCTATACTCATTTCAGAACTCTTCTGAGCATATAACGGTTTTCACATCAATCTGTCAAATCGAAAAGCAAGCGATGAAATTGTGACATTAATAGGCAGCAATGCTGCAAACAGACTAATGAATTACGCATTAAAGTTCTTATAGCATTTAGGGATGCCTGAGTGGGTTGCCATACATTAATTCTAATTTATTAAGCAATCTTTACTTTCCTGTCATTGCTTCGAGGCTTAATACCTACCAACCTTCTCAAGTTACGTTCCGATTTTTCCTTTGAGTCATTTCTCAGGGATCTGAGCGCTGTCATTTAACCCTCGATTCGAAATGTTTGAATCCTCTCTCACCATATTTCTGTTTCATCAGTCGCTTAGCTCTTCGACTTCCTTTTTGCCTTTTTCTAACTCTTTTTCCTGTTCCTTATCTTTCACCAACAAAAGAGCTTGAAATTCGCCCACGTGTGTTTTCTCTTCTTTGGCTATATCTAAGAGAACCCTCTTAATATTCTCGTTTTCAGCCATATCTGCCATCTGCTCATAAAGATTTACGGCGTCCAATTCGGCGATAATTCCAGCTCTAAGTATCTCCCTATCCAAGTTATCCTTGCCGATTCTTTTAAGATTTATTGGAATTTTTGACAACAACCTTATCACCTCTTTCCTTTAATTATGAATATTAACACTACGGTTCGATAATTTAAAACTTCTTAGCGAAGCGGTAGGAGAAATGCGATTCGAATCCATGAAGTCGTTTTCTTCGGGTCGCGATTCCGTTCATATAAGCCATGGTACGCTTGACTCACCACCTTTCCCTAAGATGTTCTCACGTTCTGCTAGTAACTGTAAAATCTTACCCATCACATTGAATATCCTATTCTAATGCATACAAAATTAAGCGTTGAATTGCATTTTCATTCTAGATTCAGCGAGCAAAATTTACTTCTCGAAGGGGGCAGTTTTAATTGCTAACCAGAAAGCTAAAACATTAAAGTTAGTTTAAGCCTTCAATTTTACCATACTTCAACGCTTAGTCCTTAATCCGTTTGAA includes the following:
- the xylB gene encoding xylulokinase; protein product: MAVPELLLGVDIGTGGCKVTLITLEGDVAAASMEEYPTYYPRPGWAEQNPEDWLNALAKTCKRIDDDLKAHIIGLCLDGQPHTPVFTDQHGNVLYPAIPWTDTRSGPQVKLLKKRIPEEAAKRTFNPLNTAFTLPQILWVKEHQPDVWRKTYKLMIAKDYVRQKITGEGWLTDPTDALGTYLYDGVAFQWSQEICDAAEIEVEKLPEVKPSAAVVGVVTRSAAKALCLPEGVPVVNGAHDPSMENLAAGTVRPGEGFVKLATAGVISIITQAPKPDPLGRTVTYCLPTVGEKAEAWFTKTATLSCGSSYRWFRDVFCPLEVEHAGKLGKTAFQLMDELAEQAPPCSEGLLYHPYLMGEGSPYWDPHLKGSFFGFTLRHKRAHFCRSVLEGVALSIRDSLSVFQELGLKLVEARLIGGGAKSRLWRRILCDILGIRGLKTSGEDSSFGSAILAGVGVSAFKNLCEGVDRCVKIIDVIAPDPEVHILYEELYALYKEVHDATASIAGKLHRLLERLPRAPNRSF
- a CDS encoding ferritin family protein, which encodes MLSKIPINLKRIGKDNLDREILRAGIIAELDAVNLYEQMADMAENENIKRVLLDIAKEEKTHVGEFQALLLVKDKEQEKELEKGKKEVEELSD